In Promicromonospora sp. Populi, one genomic interval encodes:
- a CDS encoding type II secretion system F family protein, with protein MTGWAAGALAGLGVALGILMVLARLRARAITLDERLAPYLRPRDATSTLLREVSRTSTVVRLLGLHQIGARLERFGSPREEVRRRLDRAGSAESVDHFRARQVVWTVAGLAVGLGLALLLAATRGAAVVPLVALVAVAGGCGYVACDQALTLRVRRREERLLAELPTIAELLALAVAAGESPPAALERVASTAHGELAGEIRRTVAEVRAGAPVTTALTALADRSGLPPLARFAEGVVVALERGTPLADVLRAQASDVREAGRRSLLEAGGRKEILMMVPVVFLVLPVTVVFAVFPSLATLRIGL; from the coding sequence GTGACGGGCTGGGCGGCGGGAGCGCTCGCGGGCCTCGGCGTCGCGCTCGGGATCCTGATGGTGCTCGCCCGGCTGCGGGCGCGGGCCATCACGCTCGACGAACGGCTCGCGCCGTACCTGCGCCCGCGCGACGCCACCTCGACCCTCCTGCGCGAGGTCAGCCGCACCTCGACGGTGGTCCGCCTACTCGGCCTGCACCAGATCGGCGCGCGCCTCGAACGGTTCGGCTCGCCCCGCGAGGAGGTACGACGACGTCTCGACCGCGCCGGGTCCGCCGAGTCGGTAGACCACTTCCGGGCCCGGCAGGTCGTGTGGACGGTGGCCGGGCTCGCGGTCGGCCTCGGGCTCGCGCTGTTGCTCGCGGCCACCCGCGGGGCCGCGGTCGTCCCGCTGGTGGCGCTGGTCGCCGTAGCCGGCGGCTGCGGCTACGTGGCGTGCGACCAGGCCCTGACCCTGCGGGTGCGCCGGCGCGAGGAACGACTGCTCGCCGAGCTGCCGACGATCGCCGAGCTCCTGGCCCTGGCCGTCGCCGCGGGGGAGAGCCCGCCCGCGGCCCTCGAACGCGTGGCCTCGACGGCACACGGCGAGCTGGCCGGCGAGATCCGGCGCACCGTCGCCGAGGTACGAGCCGGAGCGCCCGTGACCACCGCCCTCACGGCGCTCGCGGACCGGTCCGGGCTGCCGCCCCTGGCGCGGTTCGCCGAGGGAGTGGTCGTGGCGCTGGAACGCGGCACTCCCTTGGCCGACGTCCTGCGCGCACAGGCTAGCGACGTCCGCGAGGCCGGCCGCCGCTCCCTCCTGGAGGCGGGCGGTCGCAAGGAGATCTTGATGATGGTCCCGGTCGTTTTTCTTGTGTTGCCCGTGACCGTCGTCTTCGCCGTCTTTCCCAGCCTGGCCACCCTGCGGATCGGGCTCTGA
- a CDS encoding TadE/TadG family type IV pilus assembly protein, protein MSPGRPEHGSAAVEFLLVSMLVLALLLGVVQVALAVHVRSLAIDAAAEGARVAARADRGLADGVARTRALLAEALTTDYARDVTAGHTVLDGAAVTEVTVRAPLPVVGLLGPGGTLTVQGHALEEAP, encoded by the coding sequence GTGAGCCCTGGCCGGCCGGAGCACGGCTCCGCTGCGGTCGAGTTCCTCCTGGTGTCGATGCTGGTTCTAGCGCTCCTGCTCGGGGTTGTCCAGGTGGCTCTGGCCGTGCACGTGCGGTCTCTCGCGATCGATGCGGCGGCCGAGGGTGCCCGCGTGGCGGCGCGCGCAGACCGAGGCCTGGCCGACGGCGTAGCCCGTACCCGGGCACTCCTGGCCGAGGCCCTGACCACCGACTACGCCCGCGACGTCACCGCCGGCCACACCGTGCTCGACGGCGCCGCGGTCACCGAGGTCACGGTCCGCGCGCCGCTACCCGTGGTCGGGCTGCTCGGGCCGGGCGGGACCCTGACGGTCCAGGGCCACGCGCTGGAGGAGGCACCGTGA
- a CDS encoding pilus assembly protein gives MVEFLGVALILLIPLVYLVVTLGRVQAGAFAAEGAAREAVRAMVAAESSSAGTARAEAAVRIALTDQGFARDAGALTLECSASPCLTPGGAVAAVVRVEVPLPLLPEAVRGWVPLSVPVEAARTGTVDQYTQARP, from the coding sequence ATGGTCGAGTTTCTCGGCGTCGCGCTGATCCTGCTGATCCCGCTCGTCTACCTCGTGGTGACGCTGGGCCGCGTACAGGCCGGCGCGTTCGCCGCCGAGGGCGCAGCGCGGGAGGCGGTCCGCGCGATGGTCGCCGCCGAGTCGTCGTCGGCGGGCACCGCCCGCGCCGAGGCGGCGGTGCGGATCGCCCTGACGGATCAGGGCTTCGCGCGCGACGCCGGTGCGCTCACCCTGGAGTGCTCCGCATCCCCGTGCCTGACGCCGGGCGGCGCGGTGGCCGCAGTCGTGCGGGTGGAGGTGCCCCTGCCCCTGCTGCCCGAGGCCGTGCGCGGCTGGGTGCCGCTGTCCGTTCCCGTGGAGGCGGCCCGGACCGGAACCGTCGACCAGTACACGCAGGCGCGGCCGTGA
- a CDS encoding ankyrin repeat domain-containing protein: protein MSEPDVNEHNNDPEEGTRLEPQQLFDLARQGADVLLDLVDAGLPVDLTDESDNTLLMLAAYHGHAELTAGLAERGADVNRLNSKGQAPLAGAVFKNEADVIRVLIEHGADPDAGTPSARATAQMFGRDLPEPGAR, encoded by the coding sequence ATGAGCGAGCCGGACGTGAACGAGCACAACAACGACCCGGAGGAGGGCACGCGCCTCGAGCCGCAGCAGCTCTTCGACCTCGCCCGGCAGGGTGCGGACGTGCTGCTGGACCTGGTGGACGCGGGTTTGCCGGTGGACCTGACCGACGAGTCGGACAACACGCTGCTGATGCTCGCCGCATATCACGGGCATGCGGAGCTCACGGCGGGGCTCGCCGAGCGCGGCGCGGACGTGAACCGGCTGAACAGCAAGGGTCAGGCGCCGCTCGCGGGGGCGGTCTTCAAGAACGAGGCGGACGTGATCCGGGTGCTGATCGAGCATGGTGCGGACCCCGACGCCGGTACCCCGAGCGCCCGGGCGACGGCGCAGATGTTCGGCCGCGACCTGCCGGAGCCCGGGGCGCGCTGA
- the prfB gene encoding peptide chain release factor 2: MATNDFPAEIKALRATLESIEAVSDPTALQAKIAELSEQASAPDLWNDPDEGQRVSSALSASQAELSRVEKLGARIDDVETLVELGHEMDDADSLTEAEEEVAKIRKDLAALEVRTLLNGEYDSREAVVTIRAGAGGVDAADFAEMLMRMYLRWAERHGYPTKVGDTSYAEEAGLKSATFEVNVPYAFGNLSVEAGTHRLVRISPFDNQGRRQTSFAAVEVIPLIEQTDHVEIPESELKIDVYRSSGPGGQSVNTTDSAVRMTHIPTGLVVAMQNEKSQIQNRAAAYRVLQSRLLLLRKAEEAATRKEMAGDIKASWGDQMRSYVLQPYQMVKDLRTEHESGNPQAVFDGAIDDFIEAGIRWRRGGSSS, translated from the coding sequence GTGGCAACCAACGACTTCCCCGCAGAGATCAAGGCGCTCCGCGCCACCCTCGAGTCCATCGAGGCCGTGAGCGACCCCACCGCCCTGCAGGCGAAGATCGCGGAGTTGTCGGAGCAGGCGTCGGCCCCCGACCTGTGGAATGACCCGGATGAAGGCCAGCGGGTCTCCTCCGCGTTGTCGGCCTCCCAGGCGGAGCTGAGCCGGGTGGAGAAGCTGGGCGCCCGCATCGACGACGTCGAGACGCTCGTTGAGCTCGGCCACGAGATGGACGACGCAGACTCGCTGACCGAGGCGGAGGAAGAGGTCGCCAAGATCCGCAAGGATCTTGCCGCCCTGGAGGTGCGCACCCTGCTGAACGGTGAGTACGACTCCCGTGAGGCCGTCGTGACGATCCGTGCGGGCGCGGGCGGTGTGGACGCCGCCGACTTCGCCGAGATGCTGATGCGTATGTACCTGCGCTGGGCCGAGCGGCACGGCTACCCCACCAAGGTGGGCGACACCTCCTACGCGGAGGAGGCCGGCCTCAAGTCGGCGACCTTCGAGGTCAACGTGCCCTACGCGTTCGGAAACCTCTCCGTCGAGGCCGGCACGCACCGCCTGGTGCGCATCTCGCCGTTCGACAACCAGGGTCGTCGGCAGACGTCGTTCGCGGCGGTCGAGGTCATCCCGCTGATCGAGCAGACCGACCACGTCGAGATCCCGGAGTCGGAGCTCAAGATCGACGTCTACCGCTCCTCGGGCCCGGGCGGGCAGTCCGTGAACACCACGGACTCCGCGGTGCGCATGACGCACATCCCCACGGGCCTCGTGGTCGCCATGCAGAACGAGAAGTCGCAGATCCAGAACCGCGCGGCGGCCTACCGCGTGCTCCAGTCGCGCCTGCTGCTGCTGCGCAAGGCGGAGGAGGCGGCCACCCGGAAGGAGATGGCCGGCGACATCAAGGCCAGCTGGGGCGACCAGATGCGCTCTTACGTGCTGCAGCCGTACCAGATGGTCAAGGACCTGCGCACGGAGCACGAGTCGGGCAATCCGCAGGCGGTGTTCGACGGTGCGATCGACGACTTCATCGAGGCCGGCATCCGCTGGCGCCGCGGCGGTTCGTCGAGCTGA
- the ftsE gene encoding cell division ATP-binding protein FtsE, whose translation MIRFENVSKVYARGARPALDQVSVDVERGEFVFLVGASGSGKSTFLSLVLREQRPTRGRVYVAGRDVANLSGWRVPTLRRQLGVVFQDFRLLQNKTVHENVAFALQVIGKPRHVIRDTVPEVLDMVGLAGKGKRMPTELSGGEQQRAAIARAIVNRPQILLADEPTGNLDPTTSLGIMRLLDRINRTGTTVVMATHDDEIVNEMRRRVVELSDGVVVRDEARGGYGEREAILPDVGASPVLDSPGSGTRAPVQTVRGG comes from the coding sequence GTGATCAGGTTCGAGAACGTGTCGAAGGTCTACGCGCGCGGCGCACGACCTGCCCTCGACCAGGTCTCCGTGGACGTCGAGCGTGGCGAGTTCGTGTTCCTCGTGGGGGCTTCGGGCTCGGGCAAGTCGACGTTCCTCTCGCTGGTGCTGCGCGAGCAGCGGCCCACGCGTGGCCGCGTCTATGTGGCAGGGCGGGACGTCGCGAACCTCTCGGGGTGGCGCGTGCCCACGCTGCGCCGTCAGCTCGGCGTGGTGTTCCAGGACTTCCGCCTGCTGCAGAACAAGACGGTTCACGAGAACGTGGCGTTCGCTCTGCAGGTGATCGGCAAGCCCCGCCACGTCATCCGGGACACGGTGCCCGAGGTGCTGGACATGGTGGGCCTGGCCGGCAAGGGCAAGCGGATGCCCACCGAGCTCTCGGGCGGTGAGCAGCAGCGCGCGGCGATCGCGCGCGCCATCGTCAACCGCCCGCAGATCCTCCTGGCCGACGAGCCGACGGGCAACCTTGACCCGACTACCTCGCTGGGCATCATGCGCCTGCTGGACCGCATCAACCGCACCGGCACCACGGTGGTCATGGCGACGCACGACGACGAGATAGTCAACGAGATGCGCCGCCGCGTGGTCGAGCTGTCCGACGGCGTGGTGGTCCGCGACGAGGCGCGTGGCGGGTACGGCGAGCGCGAGGCGATCCTGCCCGACGTCGGTGCGTCGCCCGTGCTCGACTCCCCGGGCAGCGGGACGCGCGCACCGGTCCAGACGGTGCGGGGAGGCTGA
- the ftsX gene encoding permease-like cell division protein FtsX, with product MRFQFVLGEVVSGLRRNTTMVVAVVLVTFVSLTFVGAAALLQSQIGKLKDDWYDLVEVSVFLCPQGSTAPTCAAGEATEPQIDRVEQIIDTELSGEVSRVYFESKEQAFDAFSERYPDGYQGTQLTAEDMQASLRLKLTDAEQFAVVSDVLSGRDGVEIVEDQRAVFEPLFRTLNVATLLAAGLAGVMLLAAVLLITTTIRLSAVSRRKETEIMRLVGASNLFIQLPFLLEGALAAVLGSLLAGAGLWLAVRFMVSDWLQRSVDWVAYVSEVDVLRVAPLLVVMAVALAALSSFFTLNRYTRI from the coding sequence ATGCGCTTCCAGTTCGTGCTGGGCGAGGTCGTCTCCGGCCTGCGCCGCAACACCACGATGGTCGTCGCCGTTGTGCTCGTGACGTTCGTGTCGCTGACCTTCGTGGGCGCCGCCGCCCTGCTGCAGTCCCAGATCGGCAAGCTCAAGGACGACTGGTACGACCTCGTCGAGGTATCCGTCTTCCTCTGCCCGCAGGGTTCGACGGCGCCGACGTGTGCCGCGGGCGAGGCCACCGAGCCGCAGATCGACCGGGTCGAGCAGATCATCGACACCGAGCTGTCCGGCGAGGTCAGCAGGGTCTACTTCGAGTCGAAGGAGCAGGCGTTCGACGCTTTCAGCGAGCGCTACCCCGACGGCTACCAGGGCACGCAGCTCACCGCCGAGGACATGCAGGCGTCCCTGCGGCTCAAGCTGACCGACGCCGAGCAGTTCGCCGTCGTGAGCGACGTCCTGTCCGGGCGGGACGGGGTGGAGATCGTCGAGGACCAGCGGGCGGTCTTCGAGCCGCTGTTCCGCACGCTCAACGTCGCCACCCTGCTCGCGGCCGGGCTGGCCGGCGTCATGCTGTTGGCCGCGGTGCTGCTGATCACCACCACCATCCGGCTGAGCGCCGTCTCGCGGCGCAAGGAGACCGAGATCATGCGCCTGGTGGGCGCGTCCAACCTGTTCATCCAGCTGCCGTTCCTGCTGGAGGGCGCGCTGGCGGCCGTGCTGGGCTCGTTGCTCGCCGGCGCCGGGCTGTGGCTCGCCGTGCGGTTCATGGTCAGCGACTGGCTCCAACGGTCGGTCGACTGGGTGGCCTACGTTTCGGAGGTCGACGTGCTCCGGGTCGCTCCGCTGCTCGTGGTGATGGCCGTGGCCCTGGCGGCGCTATCGTCCTTCTTCACCCTGAACCGGTATACGAGGATCTGA
- a CDS encoding peptidoglycan DD-metalloendopeptidase family protein has translation MSTPRSPLALPDRRRRGLRGRSPLAAVLALVLLLGGATAGYADDLDDLRAAAEREQQAKEDEREGLEAELEHTDTQLAAAVLELDEVEGRLPVAEAELAVAEAELERAEREAAILAQRLADAQVEEANVSRQLQDGSGKVDGARDDIAQMAREEFRGAGDASTLGLVTGAQSTEEFISGYSVSSSAARIRARTLAELQDAEATARNLQARLTAIREVVTELKDLADENVRSKEQAQRAAVERRAEIQRLIAEQERLTVRIERRKDAALEGIRENEQELSSIESDLQDIISRQRARDERLAQQRAEEEAASGGSSDGGSGGGEAPAGESPGGSVSFLSYPTANPFVTSSYGMRFHPVLQYSRLHAGTDFRAYCGTPILAVADGTVLYARTLAGLGNQVLIDHGYSSGGSSVMTSSNHLTSFAVSSGQHVSRGEVIGYSGTTGTSTACHLHFELYINGSTVDPMTWL, from the coding sequence ATGTCGACTCCCCGAAGCCCCCTGGCTCTGCCCGACCGCCGCCGTCGCGGGCTGCGCGGCCGCTCGCCGCTTGCCGCGGTGCTCGCCCTGGTCCTCCTGCTGGGTGGTGCGACTGCCGGGTACGCCGACGACCTCGACGATCTGCGGGCCGCCGCCGAGCGCGAGCAGCAGGCCAAGGAGGACGAGCGCGAGGGCCTCGAGGCCGAGCTGGAGCATACGGACACGCAGCTGGCCGCCGCCGTCCTCGAGCTGGACGAGGTCGAGGGGCGCCTGCCGGTGGCGGAGGCGGAGCTCGCCGTCGCCGAGGCGGAGCTGGAGCGAGCCGAGCGCGAGGCGGCGATCCTCGCCCAGCGGCTCGCGGACGCCCAGGTGGAAGAGGCGAACGTCAGCCGGCAGCTCCAGGACGGCTCGGGCAAGGTCGACGGCGCCCGGGACGACATCGCGCAGATGGCCCGCGAGGAGTTCCGCGGCGCGGGGGACGCGTCGACGCTCGGCCTCGTGACCGGAGCCCAGAGCACCGAGGAGTTCATCAGCGGGTACTCGGTGTCGTCGTCGGCCGCGCGGATCCGGGCGCGCACGCTCGCCGAGCTGCAGGACGCCGAGGCGACCGCCCGCAACCTCCAGGCGCGGCTCACGGCGATCCGTGAGGTTGTCACGGAGCTCAAGGACCTGGCCGACGAGAACGTGCGCTCCAAGGAGCAGGCCCAGCGGGCCGCCGTCGAGCGCAGGGCCGAGATCCAGCGCCTGATCGCGGAGCAGGAGCGGCTCACCGTGCGCATCGAGCGGCGTAAGGACGCCGCTCTGGAGGGCATCCGGGAGAACGAGCAGGAGCTCAGCTCCATCGAGTCGGACCTCCAGGACATCATCAGCAGGCAGCGGGCGCGGGACGAGCGCCTTGCCCAGCAGCGGGCTGAGGAAGAAGCGGCGTCGGGCGGGTCGTCCGACGGGGGTTCCGGAGGCGGCGAAGCTCCGGCCGGCGAGTCGCCCGGCGGCAGCGTGTCGTTCCTCAGTTATCCGACGGCGAACCCGTTTGTCACCTCCTCCTACGGGATGCGGTTCCACCCCGTGCTCCAGTACTCCCGCCTGCACGCGGGTACCGACTTCCGGGCGTACTGCGGCACGCCGATCCTGGCCGTCGCCGACGGCACTGTGCTGTACGCGCGCACCCTCGCCGGCCTGGGCAACCAGGTGCTCATCGACCACGGCTACTCCTCGGGCGGCAGCAGCGTGATGACGAGCTCGAACCACCTGACGTCGTTCGCCGTCTCGTCGGGACAGCACGTCTCGCGCGGTGAGGTGATCGGCTACTCCGGCACCACCGGTACCTCGACGGCCTGCCACCTGCACTTCGAGCTGTACATCAACGGTTCGACCGTCGACCCGATGACCTGGCTGTGA
- the smpB gene encoding SsrA-binding protein SmpB: MAKKNDDPRKIVANNKKARHDYVIEDVFEAGLVLSGTEVKALRMGRASLTDGYANIDRGEAWLENVHIPAYFQGTWNNHAPRRRRKLLMHREEIDRLASKSREKGHTLIPLSLYFLDGRAKVEIALARGKKEYDKRQTLREQQDMREAQRAMRAKEMLS, from the coding sequence ATGGCCAAGAAGAACGACGACCCGCGCAAGATCGTGGCGAACAACAAGAAGGCCCGTCACGACTACGTGATCGAGGACGTCTTCGAGGCCGGGCTCGTACTGTCGGGTACAGAGGTCAAGGCGCTGCGGATGGGGCGGGCGTCCCTCACGGACGGCTACGCCAACATCGATCGCGGCGAGGCGTGGCTCGAGAACGTGCACATCCCCGCGTACTTCCAGGGCACGTGGAACAACCACGCGCCGCGGCGCCGGCGCAAGCTCCTGATGCACCGCGAGGAGATCGACCGGCTGGCGTCGAAGTCCCGGGAGAAGGGGCACACCCTGATCCCGCTGTCGCTGTACTTCCTCGACGGCCGCGCCAAGGTCGAGATCGCGCTCGCGCGCGGCAAGAAGGAGTACGACAAGCGCCAGACGCTGCGTGAGCAGCAGGACATGCGCGAGGCGCAGCGGGCGATGCGGGCCAAGGAGATGCTCAGCTGA
- a CDS encoding DUF222 domain-containing protein — protein sequence MILPGGTDTTSSVSKQVQAEWVDLLGELEALKNAATATQARLAVALEVATKAEEARQGVGAVRRGRGVPSQVGLAMRCSPHAGTSFLGTARVWLTEMPHTFDALRTGVLSQWRATLLVRETSHLSTEHRARIDEEVCGPANLVVLARMGTRRLVARIKELAAQLDVHACVKRNARAVSQRRVSVRPAPDLMVYLTALVPMQQGIQAYAQLKAHADATKATGDERGTGQIMADTLIERVTGREPGHADEVPVTINLLVSDDTLLAGGDSPAVVLEGAAAGVGTVPGPVVRNLVAHAIDADAAWLRAIYVDPNGRLLATTSTSRFYPDGLSALLRAREQGICATSWCDAPVRHIDHVVPHGEGGETSLANGQGLCARCNHAKQAPGWRQKVNEIDGRHAVETTTPTGHTAVSVVPAPPEPAKPTGQYFTSIAPRPTDLVSEEVHDTAGQLTPAWTPAVGLAGPRPGHIPRSRYSIGCTAAPTRSAIAYRPPGRRGPSRHGRRPRSRPDLVWAHTR from the coding sequence ATGATCCTGCCAGGCGGTACCGACACAACGTCCTCCGTGTCGAAGCAGGTGCAGGCCGAGTGGGTGGACCTGCTGGGTGAGCTGGAGGCCCTGAAGAATGCTGCGACGGCGACGCAGGCGCGGCTGGCTGTGGCACTGGAGGTGGCTACGAAGGCCGAGGAGGCCAGGCAGGGTGTTGGGGCGGTGCGGCGTGGTCGTGGTGTGCCGAGCCAGGTGGGTTTGGCGATGCGGTGCAGTCCGCATGCGGGTACCTCGTTCCTGGGTACCGCCCGGGTCTGGCTGACCGAGATGCCGCACACGTTCGACGCCCTGCGCACCGGGGTGCTGTCCCAGTGGCGCGCGACCCTGCTGGTGCGCGAGACCTCGCATCTCTCGACGGAGCACCGGGCGCGGATCGATGAGGAGGTCTGCGGGCCGGCGAACCTGGTCGTGCTGGCCCGGATGGGTACCCGGCGGCTGGTCGCCCGGATCAAGGAGCTGGCCGCCCAGCTCGACGTGCACGCGTGCGTGAAGCGCAACGCGCGAGCCGTATCGCAGCGGCGGGTCTCGGTGCGTCCCGCCCCGGACCTCATGGTGTACCTGACCGCACTGGTGCCCATGCAGCAGGGCATCCAGGCGTACGCCCAGCTCAAGGCACACGCGGATGCGACCAAGGCCACCGGTGACGAGCGCGGCACGGGGCAGATCATGGCGGACACCCTGATCGAACGGGTCACCGGCCGCGAACCCGGACACGCCGACGAGGTCCCGGTCACGATCAACCTCCTCGTCTCCGACGACACACTCCTGGCCGGCGGGGACAGCCCTGCCGTCGTTCTCGAGGGTGCCGCTGCAGGGGTAGGCACTGTTCCAGGCCCGGTGGTGCGGAACCTGGTCGCGCACGCGATCGACGCCGACGCCGCGTGGCTGCGCGCGATCTACGTCGACCCGAACGGCCGGCTGCTGGCCACGACGTCGACGTCACGGTTCTACCCCGATGGTCTGTCGGCGTTGCTGCGCGCCCGCGAACAGGGCATCTGCGCCACCTCCTGGTGCGACGCGCCCGTGCGGCATATCGACCATGTTGTTCCGCACGGCGAGGGCGGCGAGACCAGCCTGGCGAACGGGCAAGGCCTGTGTGCCCGGTGCAACCATGCGAAGCAGGCACCCGGATGGAGGCAGAAGGTCAACGAGATCGACGGTCGGCATGCAGTGGAGACGACCACCCCCACCGGGCACACTGCTGTCTCCGTTGTGCCCGCACCGCCCGAACCGGCCAAGCCCACCGGGCAATACTTCACGTCGATTGCGCCTCGGCCGACGGACCTTGTAAGTGAAGAAGTCCACGACACTGCCGGGCAACTGACACCGGCGTGGACCCCGGCCGTCGGCCTTGCGGGCCCCCGGCCGGGACATATCCCTCGCAGCCGGTACAGCATCGGCTGCACCGCCGCGCCCACCCGCAGCGCGATTGCCTACCGCCCACCTGGTCGGCGTGGACCCTCCCGCCACGGGCGCCGGCCACGGTCCCGACCCGATCTCGTCTGGGCACATACGCGCTGA